DNA sequence from the Desulfomicrobium macestii genome:
ACTTGGCCAGGATGGGCCATGTGTAGTTGGTCAGGTTGTAGCCCTGCACGATGGAGAGTTGGTAGAGCAGATAGATGATTCCCAACAGAATGCAGGGGCCGAGCAACTTGTGACAGACTACTGCGTCTATTCTGTTGGTCATGCTCCGTGAAGAAAAGGAGTGCTTCTGACAGGAGGACACGATCTCGTCGGCCAGCTTGTAGCGGCATGAGGCAAGGTGCCGGGACACCGATTCGCCGGTCTCTTCCTCGAATTCCTGTGCGAGTCTTCCGGCCATGTCGACGAGGCGGTCGCCATTGTGGATGTTGACGCGGACATGTTCCAGGGCAAATTCGTCTTTTTCCAGAAGTTTGATGCGCAGCCAGCGGTGGGGCAGTGCCGGATTTGCAGACTCGCGGCGCATCCAGTTTTCGAGAGCCTGGATCTTTTCCTCCAGCGGCCCATAATCTACCTGTCTGGGATGCCTGGCGGCCTTGGATTCGGCAATGACCGCCTTCATGAGCAGACTTTTTCCCTCGCCCCGGGCCGCGGCCACGGGAACCACGCGAATGTTCAGTCGCTCCTCCATGAGGTGCAGGTCGAACTCCACTCCGTCCTTTTTGGCCTTGTCCATCATGTTCAGGGCCAGAATCACGGGCCGGTCCATCTCCATGAGCTGCAGGGTCAGGGCCAGGCTGCGCCGCAGGGTCGATACGTCGGCCACGTTGATGCAGACATCGGGCTTTTCTTCGAGCAGAAAGTTGCGAGCAACCCTCTCCTCCAGTGAGTAGGAAGTCAGGCTGTACGTTCCGGGCAGGTCCACCAGGTTGACCCGGACACCTTCGACGCTGAATCGGCCAGTCTTCTTCTCCACGGTGACACCGGGATAGTTGGCCACGTGCTGGTGCGCGCCGGTGAGCATGTTGAACACGGTGGATTTGCCGCAGTTGGGCTGGCCTGCCAGCGCCACGAGTCGTGTTTGAACCGTCACTTGAGCTGAACCTCCACGAAGCTGGCTTCTTCGTGGCGAAGACTCAATAGCATACCCCCAATCTCGACTTCCATGGGGTCCTCCAGAGGGGCGTTGCGCAGCACCTTGATCGACGCCCCCGGAAAGATGCCCAGGTCCAGCAGGCGTTGGCCAAGCCTGTCAGTGGCGTACAGATTCGTGATCGTGCATGAGTTGCCTGGAATGAGATCGCTGAGGACCATGTCGTCGTCTCCTGGAGATCGTTGGTTGCGTATGTATCAAGCTCTGCTTGCCGGTTGCTGGCAGAGCGCAATTCGTCATTGTAAATGATTAAGCAGCAAACTTTTTCCGTGGGCGAAAATGATGAGCAAATCACAACAATTTATTTTTATTGGTCAAATAAATTTAGACAGGTGTGTTTTTTAGATAAGCAGGTAGAAATGTCTAACTCTTGAGGCCATAAAATTAACGGTAGAAGCCAGAGATGCCGTTAGCGGCCATGCAAAAAAGACTTTCAGCCTGATTTTCTGGCCTGCGATGGCTTGAGCCCGAAATGTTCGACAAAGGTTTTGGAAAAATGGCTGAGGTTGGAGTACCCCACTTCCAGCGCCGTCTCTGTTACGCTCCGGCCTTCGTCGCGCAGCAGGCGCATGGCCATCTCCATGCGCAGCAGCCGCAGGTAGGCGTATGGCGGCATGCCGCAGGCCATTGGGAAAACCTGCTTGAGTTTGGAGAGGCTCATACCTACCTGGCTGGCCAACGATTCGAGGTCGGGTGGATTTTCCATGTTCGCCTCAAGAATGGATTTGGCCCTGTCCACAGCGCGCAGGGTCTCGGAGGGAATTTGCGCGCTGACATCCTGTCCGCCGGAATGCGTGAAATGCCAGACCATCTCCAGGGTCTTGGACAGAACCAGCGGAGCCGAGCCCTGCTCGCCCGTGCTGATGGTCTCGCGCAGTCCGGCAAGGGCCTGGCGGATGGAGCTGGTCATGGGCCGGTGGACGTGCATGGGGCGTCCATTGATCATGGCCGCCTGCAGGTCGTGGCCCAGGGGGGTGTCACCGATCAGTCTTTGCAGGTCCTTGGCTGGGCAAACGATTTCGAGCAGTTGCACCTGCTGTTCCCTCATACATTTGTTGCACAGGCATTTCCCGGGCTCGTATTGCAACAGGCAGTTGCCTTGGGGGATACATAGCTCGTCATTGTTTCCGGCACCCGTGACGCTGACCCGCAGGTCACCATTGAGGCATATGGCCATCCAGCAGGTGTTCATGTCCTTTGTCGGGAGGATTTCGTCTTCCGCTTCCGTGGCAAGATCACGGAAAGATACCCGGAACCCTTCGAAAAACCATTTGTTTTCGGTTGGCTGTGTGTCGTCCTGGGTGTTCTGAATGGTGGTCTTTTTTTGCATTTGCTTGCTCGTCTCGCTTGGTCCGGGGATTGGATGATACGGAAAATAAAATTAGACATGTTGAATAATTTACGACGCCTCCTATTCCAGATTCAGTTCTGCTGGCAAGTAGGTTCTTGTCAAAATTGAATTTTTTTTTGGAGTAAAATTTACTTGATCCTGGAAGTAAGTCTGACAATTATCTGTAATCAAATGAAATAATTAAGCTGGCCATACCTGTAGTCTGTTGCAGGGGGGGCTCGCCATGGCGTTTTGAGATTATATTCAAGCTCAGTTGGCTTTTGAGGCGGGTCTTTTGTCGGAATATGAATTAGGCAAGTCTTATCGTTAAGTTAGAAAAAACTAGGATATTAAGTAGTTATTGATTATAAGCATTGTTGTTATGAACTTTTTGTGATGACTGACGGGAAAAAAAAGTCAACACAATAACTTTGAGCGTTAGTTTTTTTTAAGCGTTTTTTTGGTCCTATAGTTCCTTTTCCGCCATTTTTTTTCCTGTTTGTGTGTTGGAGTTCTTCTTGGCTCGGCACGTGTGCTTAAGAATGTGCTCGGATCCGTTGGTCTCTCCATCATGACCAAAATCACGGGACTGGTTCTTTCGGCCATGGCAGCTCAGATTGTCTTCGCCGGAATAGTCAACTTTTTAGGCTAGTATTTCGCTTTGTGAATCGGCATGGAATAATGACCCACCCCGGCAAGCCCTTCAAGGTCTTCCGACTGAACGACTTTGAGGGGGGCAAGGAGATGCTGACGGTGGAGACTATACGCAAGATCAAGCTGGCCCGTGGTCGAGACGGCAAGACGATTCGGCAGATAGTCAAGGACTTCAATCTGAGCCGGAATACGGTTCGAAAGGTCCTCGGATCCGAGGCGACCAGGTTTGAATACCACCCCACGGTCCAGCCCATGCCGAGGATGGACCGGTTTACGGAGTGGATTGCCCGGCAATGGAGCGCAAGAATATTTCTGCTCAACCCGGCTTGATCATGTGCGTGGCAAGTATAATCTTGTCGAGATTTTCATCGCAGATAGGTTTGCACAAGCTGATCCATGGCACCGTCTTCCCGCATGCGGCGAATTTCCGTGTTGAATCGCTGCAAGACATCGGTCATGTTCTGGGATTTGGGAAAGCTCAGATAGGTTCTGTTCACGGTCAGCGGGGTGCCCAGCTCCATGATCTGGCCGTCGGGGTCGACGTCTGCGCGGATGAGATCCCAGGTTTCGGGGGCGGCAAGCGCGGCGTCGACCCGGCCGAGCAGGAGACGATGAAAATTACTGCGGTCGTC
Encoded proteins:
- a CDS encoding FeoA family protein gives rise to the protein MVLSDLIPGNSCTITNLYATDRLGQRLLDLGIFPGASIKVLRNAPLEDPMEVEIGGMLLSLRHEEASFVEVQLK
- a CDS encoding AraC family transcriptional regulator gives rise to the protein MQKKTTIQNTQDDTQPTENKWFFEGFRVSFRDLATEAEDEILPTKDMNTCWMAICLNGDLRVSVTGAGNNDELCIPQGNCLLQYEPGKCLCNKCMREQQVQLLEIVCPAKDLQRLIGDTPLGHDLQAAMINGRPMHVHRPMTSSIRQALAGLRETISTGEQGSAPLVLSKTLEMVWHFTHSGGQDVSAQIPSETLRAVDRAKSILEANMENPPDLESLASQVGMSLSKLKQVFPMACGMPPYAYLRLLRMEMAMRLLRDEGRSVTETALEVGYSNLSHFSKTFVEHFGLKPSQARKSG
- a CDS encoding MarC family protein, encoding MCVGVLLGSARVLKNVLGSVGLSIMTKITGLVLSAMAAQIVFAGIVNFLG